The following proteins are encoded in a genomic region of Sorangiineae bacterium MSr12523:
- a CDS encoding terminase: MNTRHDESVFTRQWNNYRNVHHSRKNLLIHLLTVPVFMAGTVSVGAGIALAVMGKASALGAVGAIAGGLLAMILAIGVQGVGHKTEEQAPEPFAGPKDVILRIFAEQWITFPRYVLSGEFARALSGS; the protein is encoded by the coding sequence ATGAACACGCGACACGACGAATCGGTCTTCACCCGCCAGTGGAACAACTACCGCAACGTGCACCACAGCCGGAAAAACCTGCTGATTCACCTGCTCACGGTGCCGGTCTTCATGGCCGGCACCGTCTCCGTCGGCGCGGGCATCGCACTCGCCGTCATGGGGAAGGCGAGCGCGCTGGGGGCGGTTGGCGCCATCGCCGGCGGGCTCCTGGCCATGATTCTCGCCATCGGTGTGCAAGGGGTCGGTCACAAGACGGAAGAGCAAGCGCCGGAGCCCTTCGCCGGGCCGAAGGACGTCATCTTGCGCATCTTCGCCGAGCAATGGATCACGTTCCCGCGCTACGTGCTGAGCGGCGAGTTCGCCCGTGCGCTGTCGGGATCATGA
- a CDS encoding nuclear transport factor 2 family protein — translation MNTRAIVECFFERLLAGAVQDVAALVSDPVDWYIPGNEAVAPWVGRRSRRHEVEAMYELLLRNIEPVRFAMHDIVVEGNVAVASGEFASRMLATGKVYESLFFAHFTVVDGAIVRYRLLEDTHGLVRAMTPA, via the coding sequence ATGAACACGCGAGCCATCGTGGAATGCTTCTTCGAGCGACTTCTTGCCGGCGCGGTGCAGGACGTTGCCGCACTCGTCTCGGACCCCGTCGATTGGTACATCCCCGGCAACGAAGCCGTCGCGCCCTGGGTTGGGCGGCGGAGCCGGCGTCACGAAGTGGAAGCGATGTACGAGCTTCTACTTCGCAACATCGAGCCCGTTCGGTTCGCGATGCACGACATCGTCGTCGAGGGGAACGTGGCCGTGGCCAGCGGAGAATTCGCTTCGCGCATGCTCGCCACCGGCAAGGTCTACGAATCGCTGTTCTTTGCGCACTTCACCGTCGTGGACGGTGCGATCGTGCGCTACCGACTGCTGGAGGACACCCATGGCCTCGTGCGAGCCATGACCCCTGCCTGA
- a CDS encoding amidohydrolase, with amino-acid sequence MGSKTLPEEPPRLPIKLGSTTNGEYEPRPVSDRIRWVMRTALERADANARRLGMSRRSFLRSSCGAATVFLTLNEVSGCGGRYAIPEEAQTDPAAANVLEGDEFIFDVQTHHVSTDRPWWKTSRPTLANFLLTTPQANCGRSEKLECFDRDVFLKEVFLDSDTQLAVLSALWGTDDINAIHIDEEALTRKRVAQMEGSPRLRIHGIVLPKDESPQQTRERMHAMKERWKISAWKLYPVWTGDGTGYRLDDPATGLFTIREGLRLGIKIFAVHKGLPLPGNQGAFTSPIDVGPAAKAAPDATLLIYHSGYDPSIHEGPYDASGRSAEKGVNALIRSLEENGIGKRGNVYAELGSIWREVMKDPEQAAHVLGKLLVHLGEDRILWGTDAIWYGSPQDQIQAFRAFEISPEFQERYGYPALTPRIKRKIFGLNGARVYGVDVDEIRRAHANDAVMRERTEYRNDPNPSFRTYGPRTRRELLGLFRDEGPV; translated from the coding sequence ATGGGCTCGAAGACACTGCCCGAGGAGCCACCGCGGCTCCCGATCAAACTTGGGTCGACGACCAACGGCGAGTACGAGCCTCGCCCGGTGAGCGACCGCATACGCTGGGTCATGCGCACCGCGCTCGAACGCGCCGACGCGAATGCGCGCCGCTTGGGCATGAGTCGCCGCAGCTTTCTTCGCTCGAGCTGCGGCGCCGCCACCGTGTTTCTGACCTTGAACGAAGTGAGCGGCTGCGGAGGGCGCTACGCGATCCCCGAGGAGGCGCAAACGGATCCCGCTGCGGCAAATGTGCTCGAGGGGGACGAGTTCATTTTCGATGTGCAGACGCATCATGTGTCCACCGATCGGCCATGGTGGAAAACCTCGCGGCCCACCTTGGCGAATTTCCTTTTGACGACGCCGCAGGCCAATTGCGGACGCTCGGAAAAGCTGGAGTGTTTCGATCGCGACGTCTTCCTCAAGGAGGTCTTTCTCGATAGCGACACGCAGCTCGCGGTGTTGAGCGCGCTCTGGGGCACCGACGACATCAACGCGATTCACATCGACGAGGAGGCGCTCACGCGCAAGCGGGTCGCGCAGATGGAGGGCTCACCGCGGCTGCGCATCCACGGCATCGTGCTGCCCAAGGACGAGTCGCCGCAGCAGACGCGCGAGCGCATGCACGCGATGAAAGAGCGATGGAAGATCAGCGCGTGGAAGCTGTACCCGGTCTGGACCGGCGATGGGACCGGTTACCGCCTCGATGATCCCGCCACGGGCCTGTTCACTATCCGCGAGGGGCTGCGGCTGGGCATCAAGATTTTCGCGGTGCACAAAGGCCTGCCGCTGCCGGGAAACCAAGGCGCGTTCACCAGCCCCATCGACGTGGGGCCCGCGGCCAAGGCTGCGCCGGATGCGACCTTGCTGATTTACCACTCGGGCTACGATCCTTCCATCCACGAGGGGCCGTACGATGCTTCAGGAAGGAGCGCCGAGAAGGGCGTGAACGCGCTCATTCGCAGCCTCGAGGAAAACGGCATTGGGAAACGAGGCAACGTCTACGCGGAGCTGGGATCCATCTGGCGCGAGGTCATGAAGGATCCCGAGCAGGCGGCACACGTCCTGGGCAAGCTGCTGGTGCACCTGGGCGAGGACCGCATTCTCTGGGGCACGGATGCCATCTGGTACGGCTCACCGCAGGACCAGATCCAGGCTTTCCGCGCCTTCGAGATCTCGCCCGAGTTTCAAGAGCGCTACGGGTACCCTGCGCTCACGCCGCGCATCAAGCGCAAGATCTTCGGCCTCAACGGCGCCCGCGTCTACGGGGTCGACGTCGACGAGATCCGGCGCGCGCATGCCAATGATGCCGTCATGCGCGAGCGCACCGAGTACCGGAACGACCCGAACCCGTCGTTTCGTACCTACGGCCCGCGCACCCGGCGCGAGCTTCTGGGCCTCTTTCGAGACGAAGGCCCCGTGTAG